A region of the Epinephelus moara isolate mb chromosome 23, YSFRI_EMoa_1.0, whole genome shotgun sequence genome:
TCACATTAAGGACAAATGGAAGCTCTGGAGCTTGTAACGCGTAAATCCtccaacattttgtttgtgatgATTCTTGTGGTCTAACATGAGATAGAAAAGTGTGCAAGCGTGGTTAAGTAAAGAGGgaacaagtcaaaatgttacaaaaatgtgacatgaataaaaatgcaaaccGCAATCAACCAAGCTTCAGCCTATTACTATAATATATTTTaccttaaaggcgctgtatgtaagaatgtggccaaaacagttactgcactcaaattcaaaatactgctgtgAGTCGTGTCGGCCCCctcctcccctacagattcaaggttgctggacagcggcacgctggagactaatttgtttgcccatgggtggctgccgtggcagggccgtggcttctagggttgggtcggttctcggtaataccaattcggttcggtactcTGTCTTGGAcctgggttgtttttttttttgagaccaaccggaccgcatactcgggcggaacgtgcGTGGAGCGGACTCTGTGGAGGTCCGCCCAgtaaaagtggacgtccgcaagccctgtgcgcgcagtgtcacacaaaagactgttcggcatgtatttttcacatcgcggggatttttcacggacatttttacacggagtctgtccgcttatagtacgcccgagtctgtgagcacctgtgtctgcctcttcaccaagcgcacagcgagcaggagagagaggggggtgggggtggggcggggactgagctagggggtgcgagtgcgcatgcgccgaggcctctactgtagcctggagtttgtttaatagtgacggggagttGATAATGGTGGACAATTCAGTctcaaagaaatcaaagaatgcgccaacatggcaacactttggctttgagccagacgaaggaggcaatccttgtttgcactgattgagtaagctgcaaaatttatttgtaaggaataaaagaaacaacatgttactgtcacactgttgtcctaaggttgttttttattttaaatgagtcaattgcgcccccaagtggcgaaaatctggtattaccgacttgatgcgggtttttttttttacaaaaaccagACCGAtgcgggttttttttttttttacaaaaaccagaccgtttttttttttctcataccgacccaaccctagcggcttctctgctgctaacgctgctgccgggatacagctgaggagagtgctaatgctatgtactgggacactgctaatgctgcttgctgtgctgctgtagctcagtcgtaactgtaactgatgctgagactctactgactgcgtgactggtagacggcggtgggtggcgcaacaggccaaaacacaaattcaaaacataaacatgatttgcagactgtaaaaatgttttttaaatgcgaatattctggctgtactattgttgtcggtgagatcagtatgttatatgaacattattccttagtctctgtgacatattaggaggattttatgactgtttgctttagatttcttaattatagctcctttaagactTTAGTAAACTACTCTCTCTTTGCAAGCAAGGACAGCAGTCAGGGTATATACCAGCTGATAAATAACACTTGTATTGAAACTGTGTCTGTATCATTATTATATTCTGCTACATTTTGatgtttatatattatattgcttttgtgtttttatgctgtTTTCCTGTTATGTTGCTTTGTTTCTGCACAGTTCACTTATTCTACGTACTTATatattgctttgtattttttttctacttatgCTTTCTGTTTGCACAATAACTTATAACTATTATAACTATAATTACAATAACTTGTTCTCACCTGCATATTCATGTACCCGTCCACAGACACCAGGTAGCCCTTATACTCCATACCCCACTTCAGCTTCACCATCACTGGTTTGCCTGTCAGGCCGTTCAGGAATGGTTTTGGGTTCAGAGGTAAACTCTGTGGAGAGAAAGGATACGACAGGTTATTACACACACTTTACCATGCTACACTTTGGCTGTATTAGATAACTATAAATACATGTTGTGACATCACTGACCAATATTCTGCTACAAAGTATCTTGTTATTCTTGTTGCATGAAAACTAAAAGTACGGACAAGTTATTTGTAATATCAGAGGAAACAACACCAGAATTCCTAAAATCAGACAGAAACCAGAGGATCTGCAGCCTCTGTGGTGATCATCACGTGGGAGATGACGCTTGGAGATTTAAGCTTAAAGACTTACAGAGAAAGGCATTTGCCAAAGTATTATTTAAACTGTCCAtctatgtttaaattaattttgttgttaCAATCAGTTAAGCCAAAAGTAATTTATAAACTGGGTGCCAGAATAATTGTGGTTTAGCAtatcatcaacacacacacatgcatctaGTGACCTAAATTGATGTGATGATTCAACAGTTAATTCAGcacaaaatgtattatttcaaatacatttctgaGCATAAAACAACTCTCTGAAGCAGATGAGTTTAGATTCATGGCTGTAAACAAGAtaactttaagttaaaaaatacTAAGTTAATATATACATGTGTTGCTGATGTGTTGTAATAACGTATACACCTTACTAATAAAGAAACTGCTGGTATAGCCTGAACCATATAATCCAGCCAGCCCCTGTCTAAATTACTGActgaattaaaatataaatactaCATGTTAAATTATACACATATTGTTGCACTATATGTTTATAGAGGATACACAGTCAGTGAGGCTGCGTTCGGCCCATCCAACCGAGGCAAGCAACACatccaggaagaaaaaaataaacaaataaacctacaaagtttaaaatatactttttgCAGATTAACACTAAATCACAAGATTTTGTAATGGAGTTTGGTGCCGCTGTGTCTCCGCATAAATCGCTCCAACTCAGACAAAACGCGACTTAATTTCACTTGTAAATGAACTTATGCTGCCtacaaaagaaataaatctaCACTGTTACTGTTCACGTaaataaatattacacactTCCCGTGCGCGTAAAAGAGAgggattcattcattcacctgAAGTCATGAATGAGAAGCTAAcgctgctaatgctaactagcaAATAGGCTACTCTCCTAGCTTGGTGTTAGAGACAACAGCCccacaaaacatttaattagtGGATggtaaacaataataaaatgtactCACCATCTCTGTTTAGTTAACGCGGTCTGAGAATGAATTAAACGATTATATAATCGTCACAAAAACGTTTGTACTTCGCAAAGCAGAACACGCTTTACCGCCGAACAGGAAGTACAAACCTCTGACCTCAGAGaggagtgtttgtgttttcactgaCTGCCACCTGGTGGTCAGAGGGTCACACTGCAACAtgcaacgtgtgtgtgtgtgtgtgtgtgtgtgtgtgtgtgtgtgtgtgtatattaaaaatgtactttaagtattATGAGAGAAAGTAtttatgcagaaaaaaaatctcctgtGAAACTATTACATAtgacattattacattattatcactCACTATATTAATATGTAAGCAGCATTGTACTGCTGTGGTTGGTTGAAGTTTTTGTAAAAACAATTTTATGTAGGACTGCAACTAttgattatttatattatagTATTATCTGATACTTATTTTCTTAATCAATTGATTGTTTGGTTTCTAAGAAATCAGAAAATAGTGAGTCCAAACTTC
Encoded here:
- the snrpf gene encoding small nuclear ribonucleoprotein F, producing MSLPLNPKPFLNGLTGKPVMVKLKWGMEYKGYLVSVDGYMNMQLANTEEYVDGALAGHLGEVLIRCNNVLYIRGVEEEEEDGEMRE